CATGATGGTCTTTGACAGCGAATCGACAGACTGCATCGGACAGTCCTTACAGGATCTTTTGTCTGCAAAGGATTTTGCAAAGATCCAGTCTGGTATCGACACCAAATCAAGTTTTACGGTCAGCACCAGAAAGGCAAGCAACCATCGCCAGATCGTAAGATACTTTACGCCAATTGATGCTGCCGGACAGACCTGGTGGGCTGCAAGTGCACTTACCAAAACAGATTTAAACCGCAATACATTGATACTCGTCGTAATTATGGTCTTACTTGCCATTGCAACGGTACTTATCATTATTGTGATCAGTTCACGACTGCTGCGTAAATATATCAAGCCGATCGATGACGTTGTCACTGTGGCAAGCCAGCTTTCCGACGGTGATTTCAATGCTTCTGTACAGCCGACCTACCATGATGAGATCGGTGGACTCGCAGAGACATTCGATGTAATGGCTGCACGTCTGCGTGAAAGTATCAAAGATATTACCCGTGGTTTAAAAGAAATGGCAGCCGGCAACTTTAACATTGCAGCAGAGGCAGAACATGTCGGTGATTTCAAAGAGATCGAAACCGCCCTCTCAACCGTACTGGTTGACTTATCCAAAACGCTCCGCGAGATTGGAGAAGTATCCGAGCTGGTTGCTTCCAATGCCTCCCAGATTGCAGACGGTGCTCAGTCCCTGACCGAGGGTGCTACCGATCAGGCAAGTTCTGTGGATGAACTGCAGAGTACGATCATGAATGTATCTGAACAGGTACAGATCAATGCCCAGAACGCTAACGCAGCAAATGAAAAGGCAAAAATCGTCGGTGATGAGATCACAAAGAGCAACGAGCAGATGCAGCAGGTCGTACATGCAATGGAGACGATCAACGAAAGCTCACAGCAGATCAGCTCGATCATCAATACGATCAACGACATTGCTTCCCAGACAAACCTGCTCGCCTTAAATGCTTCCATCGAGGCTGCCAGAGCCGGAGAAGCCGGAAAGGGATTCGCTGTCGTTGCAACCCAGGTTGGAACACTTGCCGCACAGAGTGCAGAAGCCGCAAAGAATTCCAGCTCTCTGATCCTGCAGGCAATGAATGCGGTTGACGAAGGAAAACAGATCGTCGATGACACCGCATCCAAACTGATGGAGTCTGCAGGCAAGACAAACGAGCTTGTTGAAAACATTGCAGAGATCTCCAACGCTTCCGAGAATCAGTCTGAGGCCCTTGCCCAGATTTCCGAAGCTGCAAACCAGATTGCCGCAGTTGTACAGGAAAATACAGCTATGGCAGAAGAGAGTTCTGCAAGCAGTGAGGAACTTGCTGCCCAGTCCGAAAAACTCAAAGAACTGATCGGTGCATTCCAGTTATTGGAGATGTAGACCGGATACAGTACACTTTAACCATTTTTAATCATGGGATCAAAAATATCCCTGTACAAATCCTTACAATATCAGGATTGTACAGGGATATTTTTATATCCACCAGTTCTTATAATCTGCAAATACAAAAACTATTTCTCCCTTTATTTTACTAAAGTGATATAATGAATAAATATAGGATTCACACCGTTCATACGAAAGAGGCTTACATGAAGAAAAAACTGCTCAGCAAAAAAAACTTTTATCTTGAGATCACGGCAGTACTCATCCTTGTCATTACATTTGCCCTGATCCGCTACACTTCCATTGTCCAGAAAACAGCAACGAATCAATGCTTCAGTATCTTAGACGATTCGAGGACGCTGCTCGGGCAAATGATCACCAATGAAATGCAGACAGAGCAGGAGCATTTAGAAGCCGCTTCTGCTCTCCTTGAAAATCTGCTGCCTGATTATGACAACAATGAAGAAATGATTCTTCAGATCATGAATGCCTCCAGTGCAGATAAAACTTACTCCCACTGGGAAATCTGCCTTCCGGATGAAAGAGTTTTTTACAGCGATGGAACCCAATTAGAACTCGGACCGAAATACTCCTTTCAGGAACGTGTGCAGGAAGGTTTTTCCGTTTCTGAGCGGAGAACGGCATTGAAAGACGGAAAATCACAGATCATCATGCTCTCAAAATGCATTTTTCATAACCGAGACTGTGTTGGTATTTTATCCTCCGTCATCGATCTGAATTCATTTTCCAGGCTTTTTCAGGCAAAGGCTTATAACGAGGAATCAGAAATTATGCTTTTTGAGCGTGGAACCGGCGATATTTTAATCGACTCATGGCACCATAATCTCGGAAATATTTCGGATAGCAACGGAATCACAGCCCTCGACGGATATGACTGGAATGAAGTCGCTGCCAATTACGATGCCGGCAATTCCGGACATGCCGCCTTTCTCTCCGAGGAAAAAGGCGAAACCATGTATCTGTCCTATGCCCCAACCGGTTACAGTGACTGGGAGATCCTCGTATTTGCCCCTGATTCCGTCTGCATGGAGACCGCAAATACAAGCAAAACACTCACTTACCAGACTATATTTTTTATTTCGCTGGCATTTTTCATTTTTTTGTCTCTTATCATCATCGGTGAAAAACACCGCGCTCATTTACAGGCAGAACGCGAAATACAACTGAAAGATGCTTTGGAAAAAGCAAACCGCGCCAATGCTGCAAAATCCGATTTTCTTTCCAGAATGTCCCACGATATCCGCACA
The Roseburia rectibacter DNA segment above includes these coding regions:
- a CDS encoding methyl-accepting chemotaxis protein, whose product is MSKDKQQKNKSNTGTASAVLQFHDRPLAYKLSVAVALLLVICMSLMILISAVIAGRSLNKTVSGEFNGIATENALIVQSVIDTASNTATTIQNYMLDRYDEYSKNGYSGEVAKSEVYDVDLQEMNKRIEEFLISMAASTVTNNEAIDGVGVFFEPNAFDPAVKDYTVYVSVDDAKNGTVQSYGSYDSYGSQDYYKKAAETKQDCFTDPYEDQGINMVSASFPIVYNDEVQGVILVDINLAAFSDMLVSTDSKYPSMYVDIYNADAMMVFDSESTDCIGQSLQDLLSAKDFAKIQSGIDTKSSFTVSTRKASNHRQIVRYFTPIDAAGQTWWAASALTKTDLNRNTLILVVIMVLLAIATVLIIIVISSRLLRKYIKPIDDVVTVASQLSDGDFNASVQPTYHDEIGGLAETFDVMAARLRESIKDITRGLKEMAAGNFNIAAEAEHVGDFKEIETALSTVLVDLSKTLREIGEVSELVASNASQIADGAQSLTEGATDQASSVDELQSTIMNVSEQVQINAQNANAANEKAKIVGDEITKSNEQMQQVVHAMETINESSQQISSIINTINDIASQTNLLALNASIEAARAGEAGKGFAVVATQVGTLAAQSAEAAKNSSSLILQAMNAVDEGKQIVDDTASKLMESAGKTNELVENIAEISNASENQSEALAQISEAANQIAAVVQENTAMAEESSASSEELAAQSEKLKELIGAFQLLEM